In Streptomyces sp. HUAS ZL42, the DNA window TCGCCCTGCTACAGCTGTACGAGGGCAGCCCGCGGATGAGCGAGGCGATCGCCGCGTACGAGGCAGGCGGCTTCGGGATCACGGGCATGTATCCGGTGACGCGTGAGGCGCACACGGGGAGGGTGATCGAGTTCGACTGCGTCATGATGCGCGCGGACGCGGCCCCGACGACGGGCTGACCACCCACCGGCACCCTCTACAGCGCCCCGCTCTCCGCCGTCTCCCGCTCCTGCTTCCTCGCGGCCGTCAGGCCGGTGACCGTCGTCCTGCCAGGACCACCCAGACGATCGTCCAGGTCCCGGCGTCCCTCAGCGAGACTTCGTGCGGCTTGCGGCCTATGACGAAGTCGACGGCGACGAGCGCGAAGAGGCCGCGACGGTCAGCAGCCAGACCGTGAGGGAGACGTTCACGGGTGTTACTCCTGGTGCCTGTGGGGGGATGGACATCGTCATCGGGCGCAGGACGGATTTCCCCCGACAGCTGGTGAACATAAGGTCATGGCCTGGTATGGCGGGACGGGCGGGGGCGGGGCGGTGGGCCGCCACCCGCCGGTTGGCGGGGAGCTTCCGCCGGACGGCGGCCCCCGGGTCGCCACCGGTGCGCGAATCATGGCCGTACGAGCCGCCGCCTTCCTTCGTGAGGAGAAGCCATGACCTCGGTCCCGCCCCCGTTCGACCCCGAACTCGCCGCCGCACTGGAACTGATCAAGGACGTGATCTCGCCCGGAATGACCCCGGACGAGATCGACCTCGTCCGCCAGGGGCCGGGGATCGCGCTGCTGGCGGACCTGGACCTGACCCTGGACGGTTTCTTCGACGTCGAGGACCGGACGGTGCCGGGGCCCGAGGGCGCGCCCGAGATCTCACTGCTCATCTGCCGGCCCGCCGCTCCGGCCGATGCGGGTCCGCTGCCCGTGATCTACCACACGCACGGCGGCGGCATGGTCATCGGCAACAACCGGGTGGGCGTGGACGCGCCGCTGGCATGGGCGAAGGAGCTGGGCGCGGTCGTGGTCTCCGTGGAGTACCGGCTCGCGCCCGAGAATCCGCATCCGGCGCCGATCGACGACGTGTACACCGGCCTGCTGTGGACGGTGGAGCACGCCAAGGAGATCGGCGGCGATCCCGAGCGGATCGTCCTCGCGGGAGCCAGCGCGGGCGGCGGGCTCACCGCGGCGCTCGCGCTCCTGCTGCGCGACCGCAAGGGGCCGCAGCCGATCGGGCAGATGCTGCTGTGCCCCATGCTGGACGACCGCAACGACACCTTCTCGTCCCACCAGATGGCGGGCCTCGGCATATGGGACCGCACGGCCAACGACACCGGGTGGTCGGCCCTGCTCGGCGACCGGCGCGGCGGCCCGGACGTCTCCCCCTACGCGGCCCCCGCCCGCGCCGAGGACCTGTCCGGCCTGCCCCCGGCCTTCCTCGACGTC includes these proteins:
- a CDS encoding alpha/beta hydrolase, which codes for MTSVPPPFDPELAAALELIKDVISPGMTPDEIDLVRQGPGIALLADLDLTLDGFFDVEDRTVPGPEGAPEISLLICRPAAPADAGPLPVIYHTHGGGMVIGNNRVGVDAPLAWAKELGAVVVSVEYRLAPENPHPAPIDDVYTGLLWTVEHAKEIGGDPERIVLAGASAGGGLTAALALLLRDRKGPQPIGQMLLCPMLDDRNDTFSSHQMAGLGIWDRTANDTGWSALLGDRRGGPDVSPYAAPARAEDLSGLPPAFLDVGSAETFRDEVVSYASRIWQAGGVAELHVWPGGFHGFDGFAPQAALSHSAQAAHLDWLRRLLG